One genomic segment of Sphingorhabdus sp. M41 includes these proteins:
- a CDS encoding aa3-type cytochrome c oxidase subunit IV, producing the protein MTANNNLGTAQETYAKFLSMLKVGTILTAIVAILVVILIS; encoded by the coding sequence ATGACAGCGAATAATAATTTGGGCACGGCACAGGAAACCTACGCGAAATTCCTGTCGATGCTGAAGGTCGGAACGATCCTAACCGCTATTGTAGCAATATTGGTGGTTATACTCATTTCCTAA
- a CDS encoding sigma-54-dependent transcriptional regulator, whose translation MAQNGTKLLLLIDDEPAQCRLISALASRAGFRTIYARDAETAIATLGTQDGMMLDAIILDHWVPGSEATELITELKARRPALPILMLTAVGSIAEAVDAVRAGATDYLIKPVAPELMLKALDAAVESSKDDGELRPLTEKISAPLEFEEIVGAAPAFRAALAIAAKAARARVPVLIEGEGGVGKEVIADAIHAASPRSKLPMLKLNCGAITGNLLDSILFGHEKGAFTGAFDRKIGLLQQAEGGTIFLDEIDRIPPETQVRLLRFLKHADIQPLGSLNSFQLDVRIIAATNRKLEREVEQDNFREDLYYQMNVVQLTIPPLRDRTGDIPALARHFLARLAHQPGLRSLGITDEALNLLRSYRWPGNVRQLQSVLFRAAVMCDHNALSCDEFPQIASFVAESGDADPHLMNSPEGIGITLYCEDGNLRPLEDIEADVIRLAIGHYRGRMTEVARRLGIGRSTLYRKLADLGIDNAA comes from the coding sequence ATGGCACAAAACGGCACAAAATTACTGCTGCTTATCGATGATGAGCCGGCGCAATGCCGGTTGATTTCGGCACTGGCCTCTCGAGCCGGATTCCGCACCATCTATGCGCGCGACGCGGAAACCGCGATAGCGACGCTCGGCACGCAGGACGGGATGATGCTCGATGCGATCATCCTCGACCATTGGGTGCCGGGTTCGGAAGCCACCGAACTGATCACCGAACTGAAAGCCCGCCGCCCCGCCCTGCCAATCCTGATGCTGACAGCGGTCGGATCGATAGCCGAAGCCGTTGATGCCGTTCGCGCCGGCGCCACCGATTATCTGATCAAGCCAGTTGCCCCCGAACTGATGCTCAAGGCGCTCGACGCCGCGGTCGAATCGTCAAAGGATGACGGGGAACTGCGACCGCTCACCGAAAAAATATCGGCACCGCTCGAATTTGAAGAAATTGTCGGGGCTGCCCCCGCCTTCCGCGCCGCACTGGCAATTGCCGCCAAGGCTGCCCGCGCTCGCGTCCCGGTATTGATCGAAGGCGAAGGCGGGGTTGGCAAGGAAGTCATTGCCGACGCCATTCACGCCGCCAGCCCGCGTTCAAAATTGCCGATGTTGAAGCTGAATTGTGGCGCCATTACCGGAAATCTGCTCGATTCGATCCTTTTCGGTCATGAAAAGGGTGCTTTTACCGGTGCCTTTGACCGCAAGATCGGCCTGCTGCAGCAAGCCGAAGGCGGCACGATTTTCCTCGACGAAATCGACCGAATTCCCCCGGAAACCCAGGTCCGCCTGCTGCGCTTCCTGAAACATGCGGATATCCAGCCGCTTGGCAGCCTGAACAGTTTCCAGCTCGACGTCCGGATCATCGCCGCAACCAATCGCAAGCTTGAACGCGAAGTCGAACAGGATAATTTCCGGGAAGACCTCTATTATCAGATGAACGTCGTGCAGCTGACCATTCCGCCGCTGCGCGACAGGACCGGGGATATTCCGGCACTGGCACGGCATTTCCTTGCCCGCCTCGCGCACCAGCCCGGCCTGCGCAGCCTTGGCATTACCGATGAAGCGCTGAATCTGTTGCGCAGCTATCGCTGGCCCGGCAATGTTCGGCAGCTGCAGAGCGTTCTCTTCAGGGCCGCCGTCATGTGCGACCACAATGCCCTGAGCTGCGACGAATTTCCGCAGATCGCCTCCTTTGTCGCCGAATCCGGGGATGCTGACCCGCATCTGATGAACAGCCCGGAAGGCATTGGCATCACCCTCTATTGCGAAGACGGCAATTTGCGGCCGCTGGAAGATATCGAAGCCGATGTGATCCGTCTCGCCATCGGCCATTATCGCGGCCGGATGACCGAAGTCGCCCGGCGCCTGGGCATCGGGCGCTCGACGCTCTACCGCAAGCTGGCCGATCTGGGCATTGATAACGCAGCATAA
- a CDS encoding DEAD/DEAH box helicase encodes MKFADLGLSEELLKSIAEAGYDEPTPIQAQAIPPVLMMKDIIGIAQTGTGKTASFVLPMIDILAHGRSRARMPRSLILEPTRELAAQVAENFEKYGKNHNLSMALLIGGVSMGDQIKALEKGVDVLIATPGRLMDLFDRGRILMSGCELLVIDEADRMLDMGFIPDIESICSKLPATRQTMLFSATMPPPIKKLSDQFLNNPKYIEVSRPATANTSIDQSLIEVAPKAKRKLIVDILDNEGVETAIIFCNRKTEVRDLCESLRKDGFDAGQIHGDMDQSSRLAELDRFKSGEINILCASDVAARGLDIKGVSHVINYDIPWHPDDYIHRIGRTGRAGATGVAITFITRSDAEHVESIEKLTGMKIAVRKERKAKAGGKPAEKAAGKPAPSKPEKAKAPQQDDAPKRARQDDRPKKPRQSDAPKKPAPAAKAPEKKPPVVRDDNEADDGWNGPMPSFLGAKLNR; translated from the coding sequence ATGAAATTTGCCGATCTCGGCCTGTCTGAAGAACTGTTGAAATCCATAGCCGAGGCTGGCTATGACGAACCGACGCCGATTCAAGCACAGGCCATACCTCCCGTATTGATGATGAAAGATATCATCGGCATTGCCCAGACCGGCACTGGCAAGACAGCAAGCTTCGTGCTGCCAATGATCGATATATTGGCGCATGGCCGCTCGCGTGCGCGGATGCCGCGGTCGCTCATTCTCGAGCCGACCCGCGAACTGGCGGCACAAGTTGCCGAGAATTTCGAGAAATATGGCAAGAACCATAATCTCAGCATGGCGCTTCTCATTGGCGGTGTTTCGATGGGAGACCAGATCAAGGCGTTGGAAAAAGGCGTCGATGTCTTGATCGCTACGCCTGGCCGTTTGATGGACCTGTTCGATCGCGGACGGATTTTAATGTCGGGCTGCGAATTGCTGGTCATCGATGAAGCGGACCGGATGCTCGACATGGGCTTCATTCCCGATATCGAATCAATCTGTTCGAAATTGCCGGCAACGCGGCAGACAATGCTGTTTTCGGCGACGATGCCGCCGCCGATCAAGAAATTGTCGGACCAGTTTCTCAACAATCCCAAATATATCGAGGTGTCACGCCCGGCAACGGCCAATACCTCGATTGATCAATCCCTGATTGAGGTTGCTCCCAAGGCCAAGCGCAAGCTGATCGTCGACATACTGGACAATGAAGGCGTCGAAACCGCGATCATCTTCTGCAATCGCAAGACCGAAGTGCGCGACCTCTGCGAGAGCTTGCGCAAGGACGGCTTTGATGCCGGGCAGATTCATGGCGATATGGATCAGAGCTCGCGTCTGGCGGAACTGGACCGGTTCAAGTCGGGTGAAATCAACATATTATGCGCCTCCGACGTTGCTGCGCGCGGCTTGGATATCAAAGGCGTCAGTCACGTCATCAATTACGATATCCCTTGGCATCCGGATGATTATATCCACCGGATTGGTCGTACCGGCCGTGCTGGTGCAACCGGTGTAGCCATTACATTTATAACCCGCAGCGATGCCGAGCATGTCGAAAGTATCGAAAAGCTGACCGGTATGAAAATCGCGGTCCGCAAGGAACGCAAGGCCAAGGCTGGCGGAAAGCCGGCTGAAAAGGCTGCCGGGAAACCTGCTCCGTCGAAACCTGAAAAGGCGAAGGCTCCGCAACAGGATGATGCGCCAAAGCGGGCGCGCCAGGATGACCGGCCGAAGAAGCCGCGGCAGAGCGATGCGCCGAAGAAACCGGCACCTGCTGCCAAGGCTCCAGAGAAAAAGCCACCTGTGGTTCGGGACGACAATGAAGCCGATGACGGCTGGAATGGCCCGATGCCGAGCTTTCTGGGTGCCAAGCTAAACCGCTAG
- a CDS encoding FAD-binding oxidoreductase: MPEKANWLAQMQSVVGAKGFTSASDDMKPWLTDWRGRYTGAAAALISPATTQETSQILKIANQHAVAIVPQGGNSGMVGGATPDTSGQAVILSLRRMNSIRSISADDQLVVCDAGVVLQNLHEALAADGQRFPLTLGGKGSATVGGLISTNAGGTQVLRHGTMRSLVAGIEAVLPDGSIYDGLAALKKDNRGYDLKQLFVGGEGTLGVVTAATLKTVPALVDRCVAWAAVDSTDAAYQLFRFLNKRTSQSLEGFEIVPDSCLKSVLRHIPDTRSPLEGAHHWHVLIEIVRDQPDAQDPGAVTETLLAEALERDLIEDATLATSEQQAEDFWKIRDSISEAERASGPALQHDISVPVPGMARFINEASPIIEAKFPGTTVAAFGHMGDGNVHFHVKAPPGAHAANWMRDYSSQITPLVHDLVIAAGGSISAEHGIGQNKRTELERLSSPARLSLLRAIKTAIDPKNIMNPGKLVPLASGHSGS, encoded by the coding sequence ATGCCAGAAAAGGCAAATTGGCTGGCACAGATGCAATCGGTGGTCGGTGCGAAGGGATTTACCAGCGCAAGCGATGACATGAAACCTTGGCTGACCGATTGGCGCGGCCGCTATACCGGTGCAGCAGCCGCTCTGATCTCGCCGGCGACCACGCAAGAGACGTCGCAAATACTCAAGATTGCAAATCAGCATGCTGTGGCCATCGTTCCGCAAGGCGGCAATAGCGGGATGGTCGGGGGAGCAACCCCTGATACCAGCGGCCAGGCCGTTATCTTATCGCTCCGCCGGATGAATAGCATCCGTTCGATCAGCGCGGACGACCAGTTGGTCGTGTGCGACGCCGGCGTGGTTCTCCAGAATCTGCACGAAGCGCTGGCAGCCGACGGGCAGAGATTCCCGCTGACTCTTGGCGGCAAGGGGTCCGCAACGGTCGGCGGACTCATTTCCACAAATGCCGGAGGCACCCAGGTTCTCCGCCACGGAACGATGCGTTCGCTAGTCGCCGGGATTGAGGCAGTGCTGCCCGACGGCAGTATCTACGATGGGCTCGCAGCGCTAAAAAAAGACAATCGCGGCTATGATCTGAAACAATTATTCGTGGGCGGCGAAGGCACTCTGGGCGTTGTCACAGCCGCGACCCTGAAAACCGTGCCCGCTCTGGTGGACCGCTGCGTCGCATGGGCCGCTGTTGACAGCACAGACGCTGCCTATCAGCTATTCCGATTTCTCAACAAACGGACATCGCAATCGCTGGAAGGTTTTGAAATTGTTCCGGATAGCTGCCTCAAGTCGGTACTGCGCCATATTCCCGACACCCGTTCACCGCTGGAAGGCGCTCATCACTGGCACGTGCTCATTGAAATTGTGCGCGATCAGCCGGATGCGCAAGACCCAGGAGCCGTTACCGAAACGCTGCTCGCCGAGGCCCTGGAACGGGATTTGATCGAAGATGCAACCCTTGCGACCAGCGAACAACAAGCCGAGGATTTCTGGAAAATCCGCGATTCCATTTCCGAAGCGGAGCGCGCCAGCGGCCCGGCCTTGCAGCATGACATCAGCGTCCCGGTGCCTGGAATGGCCAGGTTTATCAACGAAGCTTCACCGATCATCGAAGCAAAATTCCCAGGCACCACAGTGGCCGCATTCGGCCATATGGGAGATGGAAATGTTCATTTTCATGTCAAGGCACCTCCCGGTGCGCATGCAGCAAACTGGATGCGGGATTATAGCAGCCAGATCACACCGCTGGTCCATGATCTGGTCATTGCGGCAGGCGGTTCGATTTCGGCCGAACATGGAATCGGCCAAAACAAGCGCACGGAACTGGAGCGACTGTCCTCCCCCGCGCGACTCTCCCTGTTGCGCGCAATAAAAACTGCGATTGATCCCAAGAACATTATGAACCCGGGCAAACTCGTTCCCCTTGCGTCCGGCCATTCAGGCTCTTAA
- a CDS encoding SapC family protein, translating into MASTPQAQALPMFYKDLVPLNSNEHAKWKVKGLDNASFMQSQHAIPITTDEFANAARNYPIVFSVGDNSVPLILMGLNEGVNTFMNEEGHFSEPAYVPAYVRRYPFMLAKLRPDAEELSLCFDPTTDAIGEYKDGDALFDKDQPTETTKNILDFCEQFEQAGQRTGQFVQELEKMGLLMDGEVSIQQTGVEKPFVYRGFKMVNEEKLRDMRGDELRKINQNGILPLIYAHLFSLQLMRDLFARQVSAGKMPQVTEAPSVQI; encoded by the coding sequence ATGGCGAGCACGCCGCAAGCACAAGCACTGCCAATGTTCTACAAGGACCTTGTCCCGCTCAATTCCAACGAGCATGCAAAATGGAAAGTCAAAGGACTCGACAATGCGTCCTTCATGCAGTCGCAACACGCCATTCCGATCACCACTGATGAATTCGCCAATGCTGCTCGCAATTACCCGATCGTGTTCTCTGTGGGTGACAATAGCGTTCCCCTGATTCTGATGGGCCTGAACGAAGGCGTGAACACCTTCATGAACGAAGAAGGTCATTTCAGCGAACCCGCCTATGTTCCGGCCTATGTTCGTCGCTATCCCTTCATGCTCGCCAAATTGCGTCCGGATGCAGAAGAACTCTCGCTCTGCTTTGACCCGACGACCGATGCTATCGGCGAATATAAAGACGGAGACGCCCTGTTCGACAAGGATCAGCCGACCGAAACCACAAAGAATATCCTGGATTTCTGTGAACAGTTTGAACAGGCAGGCCAGCGAACCGGTCAGTTTGTCCAGGAGCTCGAAAAAATGGGATTGCTGATGGATGGCGAAGTCTCCATCCAGCAGACCGGCGTTGAAAAACCGTTTGTCTACCGCGGATTCAAGATGGTCAACGAAGAGAAACTGCGTGACATGCGTGGCGACGAACTCCGCAAGATCAACCAAAACGGAATCTTGCCGTTGATCTACGCCCATCTCTTCTCGCTTCAACTGATGCGTGATCTGTTTGCAAGACAGGTAAGTGCAGGCAAGATGCCACAGGTAACCGAAGCACCTTCCGTACAGATTTGA
- a CDS encoding N-formylglutamate amidohydrolase — protein MATYTLSNVSALNFPLLVSVPHSGREYPDELLDNLNVPATHLLRLEDRYADRLAASAISTGFPSIVARKPRAWVDLNRSRSEIDPDMVDGMDPAHIPQISKKVRGGLGILPRRLHGVGNLWREKWQHQHVIDRIELDHEPYHVMVEQLLDRIRARYGCALLLDLHSMPSVFDEDGKQIDFVIGDRFGRSCESRYAELAAVHYRMHGYHVQTNHPYSGGYILERHGKPARNIHAFQLEVNRSLYLDQNMREPLAATRSISELIGNCCIMLAEQMSGSHLLEAAE, from the coding sequence GTGGCGACTTATACCCTGTCCAATGTTTCGGCGCTCAACTTCCCTCTGCTGGTCAGCGTCCCCCATTCGGGCCGGGAATATCCGGATGAGCTTCTCGACAATTTGAATGTTCCAGCAACCCATTTGCTTCGATTGGAAGATCGTTATGCAGACCGGCTTGCCGCATCGGCTATATCCACCGGATTTCCATCAATCGTTGCGCGAAAACCGAGAGCTTGGGTGGATCTCAACCGCAGTCGTTCGGAAATTGATCCGGATATGGTGGATGGAATGGACCCGGCCCATATACCACAGATAAGCAAAAAGGTGAGAGGCGGTTTGGGGATATTGCCGCGTCGTCTGCACGGCGTCGGCAATCTTTGGCGTGAAAAATGGCAACATCAGCATGTCATTGATCGGATCGAGCTAGATCACGAGCCCTATCATGTAATGGTGGAGCAGCTCCTCGATCGCATTCGGGCTAGATATGGATGTGCGCTGCTCCTGGACTTACACAGCATGCCATCGGTATTTGACGAGGACGGCAAGCAAATCGACTTTGTTATCGGAGACCGCTTCGGAAGGAGTTGCGAATCACGATATGCAGAACTGGCTGCGGTTCATTACCGGATGCACGGCTACCATGTTCAGACAAACCACCCTTATTCTGGCGGCTATATTCTGGAGCGGCATGGCAAGCCCGCACGCAATATCCATGCATTTCAACTCGAAGTGAATCGATCGTTATATCTCGACCAGAATATGCGAGAGCCGCTTGCTGCGACACGGTCGATTTCGGAATTGATCGGAAATTGCTGCATAATGCTCGCCGAGCAAATGTCAGGCAGCCATCTGCTTGAAGCAGCAGAATGA
- a CDS encoding response regulator has translation MIRILLAEDERAMREHLTRALEKANYEVVAVDRGTAAVPLLDAQKFDLLLTDIVMPEMDGIELAQHCAAVCPETQVMFITGFSGVTLRAGQSVPKAKILSKPFHLRDLVLEVDRLFEPDCISDLN, from the coding sequence ATGATTCGGATTCTCCTCGCGGAAGATGAACGGGCGATGCGTGAGCATCTTACACGGGCTCTGGAGAAAGCCAACTATGAAGTTGTCGCTGTAGACCGCGGAACCGCAGCAGTACCATTGCTCGACGCGCAAAAATTCGATCTGCTTTTGACCGACATCGTCATGCCGGAGATGGATGGAATCGAGCTGGCACAGCATTGCGCCGCCGTCTGCCCGGAGACCCAGGTCATGTTTATTACCGGCTTTTCCGGCGTAACCTTGCGCGCTGGACAATCTGTTCCGAAGGCAAAAATATTGTCGAAGCCCTTTCATTTGCGGGATCTGGTTCTGGAGGTTGACCGGCTGTTCGAACCAGACTGTATCAGTGACCTGAATTAG
- a CDS encoding helix-turn-helix transcriptional regulator: MNYPAFTSLKISAQFLYRAYLSCHALQARKPQLLNALQCSESQLRDPGCQLGDESIASLCAAAQEELNWPDIHSAIGQNMVPRGFSDLGFSAFFQPSFGEALIQLVAEQRLGGDKPIVKLMPLSSGDRLVWNQDKAVSPDLVHIVFALVYHCGELLADGRFNTVKAAHFAHPRPDGFRGFPDGGSTKSPIPCYFNRPSTYLEYHRLVMANPISRYNPAIISATRRQEAFFARARFERENLAKLTYEYLLYLLDKSGLSLDAAAITFGMAERTLRRKLVAEGMSYRQLLEQVRRDTCHLYFLEGTRNLSEIAAKLGYSELSAFTRAYTSWYGHPPSQDTGSATALAA, encoded by the coding sequence ATGAACTATCCGGCATTTACAAGTTTGAAGATCTCGGCTCAGTTTCTGTACCGCGCCTATCTCAGTTGCCACGCGCTTCAGGCCCGCAAGCCGCAGCTTTTGAACGCTTTACAATGTTCCGAATCGCAATTGCGAGATCCCGGTTGTCAACTTGGTGACGAATCGATTGCAAGTCTTTGCGCTGCGGCGCAGGAAGAACTCAACTGGCCGGATATCCATTCTGCGATCGGCCAGAATATGGTGCCACGGGGGTTTTCCGACCTTGGCTTTTCTGCTTTTTTCCAGCCCAGTTTTGGCGAAGCTTTAATCCAGCTTGTCGCAGAACAGAGATTGGGTGGCGATAAACCCATCGTGAAACTCATGCCGCTCTCTTCCGGAGACCGGTTGGTATGGAATCAGGATAAAGCGGTTTCGCCCGATCTCGTACATATCGTCTTCGCCCTGGTCTATCATTGCGGAGAATTGCTGGCGGATGGTCGCTTCAATACCGTCAAGGCGGCACATTTCGCACATCCCCGGCCTGACGGATTCAGGGGGTTTCCCGATGGAGGCTCGACCAAGTCGCCGATTCCCTGCTATTTCAATAGACCGTCCACCTATCTCGAATATCATCGGCTAGTTATGGCCAATCCTATATCACGCTACAATCCAGCGATTATTTCAGCGACACGGAGGCAAGAAGCCTTTTTTGCTCGAGCCCGATTCGAACGGGAGAATCTCGCGAAACTGACTTACGAATATCTATTATATCTTTTAGACAAGTCCGGGCTCAGCCTTGATGCGGCTGCCATCACCTTTGGCATGGCGGAACGAACATTGCGGCGCAAATTGGTAGCCGAAGGCATGTCCTACCGGCAGCTACTGGAGCAGGTCAGGCGGGATACCTGCCATCTCTATTTTTTGGAGGGCACCCGGAATCTCTCTGAAATCGCCGCCAAGCTGGGCTATAGCGAACTGAGTGCATTCACTCGTGCCTATACAAGCTGGTACGGCCATCCACCAAGCCAGGACACTGGCTCGGCCACGGCCCTTGCGGCCTGA
- a CDS encoding beta-ketoacyl-ACP synthase III: MSASTRRSVIKGTGSALPRTRVSNADLAKRVDTTDEWIVERTGIKFRHIAEDDETTSSLAIEAADKAMKAAGISGADIDLIIVATATPDQTFPATATIVQDALGSNGCVAFDVAAVCSGFLYALSVADSMIRVGSVQNALVIGAETFSRILDWEDRGTCVLFGDGAGAIVLAAEQGENGILATRLHADGAHNQLLYVDGGAGTTGTVGKLRMKGREVFRHAVVNLSSVLKEVLDEAGESIDNVDWVVPHQANARILDATAKKLNLAPEKVIKTVDMHANTSAASVPLALDTAVRDGRIKAGDLLVLEAMGGGFTWGASVIRY, translated from the coding sequence ATGAGCGCCTCCACCAGACGTTCTGTCATAAAGGGCACCGGTTCGGCCCTGCCACGCACTCGGGTTTCCAATGCCGATCTGGCCAAGCGCGTGGATACCACCGACGAATGGATCGTTGAGCGCACCGGCATAAAATTCCGCCATATTGCCGAGGATGACGAAACCACATCCAGTCTTGCCATCGAAGCTGCAGACAAGGCCATGAAAGCGGCTGGTATCAGCGGCGCAGATATTGATCTGATCATCGTTGCAACTGCAACTCCCGACCAGACATTTCCCGCAACCGCCACCATTGTTCAGGATGCATTGGGAAGCAATGGTTGCGTGGCTTTTGATGTCGCTGCGGTCTGCTCGGGATTTCTATATGCGCTTTCGGTAGCGGACAGTATGATCCGTGTCGGCAGCGTGCAAAATGCGCTGGTTATCGGCGCAGAAACTTTCAGCCGGATACTCGACTGGGAAGACCGCGGAACCTGTGTGCTGTTCGGTGATGGAGCCGGCGCGATTGTGCTGGCGGCTGAGCAGGGCGAGAATGGTATCCTTGCGACCCGATTGCACGCCGATGGCGCGCATAATCAGCTATTATATGTAGACGGCGGCGCCGGCACTACAGGGACGGTCGGCAAGCTCCGCATGAAAGGTCGCGAGGTTTTTCGCCATGCGGTCGTCAATCTGTCTTCGGTTTTGAAAGAAGTTCTGGATGAAGCTGGCGAATCGATCGACAATGTCGACTGGGTTGTCCCGCATCAGGCCAATGCCCGGATATTGGATGCCACTGCCAAAAAGCTGAATCTGGCTCCGGAGAAGGTGATCAAAACCGTCGACATGCACGCCAATACTTCGGCAGCATCTGTCCCGCTGGCTCTGGATACCGCCGTACGAGATGGCCGCATCAAGGCGGGAGACCTGCTGGTTCTCGAAGCGATGGGCGGCGGATTTACATGGGGCGCGTCGGTCATTCGATATTGA
- the plsX gene encoding phosphate acyltransferase PlsX, which translates to MRPRIAIDAMGGDEGPRVMVAGAALARHRHAGFQFLFVGDEALIREALKDHPNLSAASEILHAPDVVSGDDKPGQALRGSKTTSMGMAVNAVKTGEVSAAVSAGNTGALMAIAKLALRTMPGIDRPALSALLPTMKETDVVMLDLGANTECNSRNLVQFAVMGAAYSRIMHGFDRPKVKLLNIGTEEAKGTGTIQEAAATLKGAAGLHMNFLGFTEADKISTGEVDVIVTDGFSGNVALKALEGTARFVTDLLKQSFLSSLRSKIGFLISRPATEMLRDQLDPNNHNGAVFLGLNGVVVKSHGGADAKGVANAVEVAARLVEDSILERISEDLKKISEAAPVSEVAK; encoded by the coding sequence ATGAGGCCGCGAATCGCGATTGATGCGATGGGCGGAGATGAAGGCCCGCGTGTTATGGTTGCAGGCGCAGCACTCGCGCGCCACCGTCATGCCGGCTTTCAGTTTCTTTTCGTCGGTGATGAAGCGCTGATTCGCGAAGCGCTCAAGGATCATCCCAATCTCAGCGCAGCATCCGAGATATTGCACGCGCCGGACGTCGTTTCCGGCGATGACAAGCCGGGGCAGGCGCTGCGCGGTTCGAAAACAACATCCATGGGCATGGCAGTAAATGCTGTGAAAACCGGCGAAGTCAGCGCTGCTGTCAGTGCCGGCAATACCGGCGCCCTGATGGCCATCGCCAAGCTGGCGCTACGCACCATGCCGGGTATCGACCGGCCGGCATTGTCGGCGCTGCTGCCGACGATGAAAGAAACCGATGTAGTGATGCTCGATCTGGGCGCCAATACGGAATGCAATAGCCGGAATCTGGTGCAGTTCGCGGTGATGGGTGCGGCGTACAGCCGGATCATGCACGGATTCGATCGCCCCAAGGTGAAGCTGCTGAATATCGGGACCGAAGAGGCCAAGGGCACGGGTACGATTCAGGAAGCGGCTGCGACGCTGAAAGGCGCCGCCGGCCTGCATATGAATTTTCTCGGATTCACCGAAGCCGACAAGATATCTACCGGCGAAGTCGATGTGATCGTGACCGATGGCTTTTCCGGCAATGTCGCGCTCAAGGCGCTGGAAGGAACCGCGCGGTTTGTCACCGATCTGCTAAAACAGAGTTTTCTCAGCAGCCTTCGTTCCAAAATCGGCTTCCTGATATCCCGGCCGGCCACGGAAATGTTGCGCGATCAACTCGATCCCAATAATCACAACGGCGCCGTGTTTCTGGGTCTGAATGGTGTGGTGGTGAAGAGCCACGGCGGCGCGGATGCAAAAGGCGTGGCCAATGCTGTTGAAGTGGCCGCTCGGTTGGTCGAGGATAGTATTCTTGAACGTATCAGTGAAGATTTGAAGAAAATCAGCGAAGCCGCACCCGTCTCAGAGGTGGCAAAATGA
- the rpmF gene encoding 50S ribosomal protein L32, whose translation MAVPKRKTTPSKRGMRRSHDALKVEAYQECPNCGELKRPHHLCGACGHYNGREVLAADL comes from the coding sequence ATGGCTGTACCAAAAAGAAAAACTACACCGTCAAAACGCGGTATGCGTCGGTCTCATGATGCTTTGAAAGTCGAAGCTTATCAGGAATGCCCGAATTGCGGAGAATTGAAGCGCCCGCACCATTTATGTGGCGCTTGCGGCCATTATAATGGCCGAGAAGTCTTGGCCGCCGATCTTTAA
- a CDS encoding MAPEG family protein: MILPITLTVVGTAALINIWLMIRVGQVRTSEKISVGDGGNEKVIRRMRAHSNYIESAPFVLLLVAAIELASATSPTWLWILSGLYLLGRVAHGVGMDDGKFGKGRTIGTIVTMLVLLGLGVYAISMPYWV; encoded by the coding sequence ATGATTTTACCAATAACATTGACCGTGGTGGGCACGGCGGCGTTGATAAATATCTGGCTGATGATCCGCGTGGGACAGGTCAGGACCAGCGAAAAAATAAGTGTCGGTGACGGCGGTAACGAGAAAGTCATCCGCCGCATGCGCGCGCACAGCAATTATATCGAAAGCGCACCATTTGTGCTCCTACTGGTCGCGGCTATCGAATTGGCCAGCGCAACTTCTCCCACTTGGCTGTGGATCCTGAGCGGCCTCTATCTGCTTGGCCGCGTCGCGCACGGGGTTGGCATGGATGATGGCAAATTCGGCAAAGGCCGGACGATCGGTACGATTGTGACGATGCTGGTCCTGCTTGGCCTTGGCGTTTATGCGATTAGCATGCCGTATTGGGTCTGA